In Lysinibacillus sp. FSL M8-0337, the following proteins share a genomic window:
- the nth gene encoding endonuclease III, producing the protein MLTKKQWEHCLAEMDRMFPNAHCELVHDNPFELTIATLLSAQCTDVLVNKVTKTLFQKYKTPEDYLAVSLEELQQDIRSIGLYRNKAKNIQLLCERLLTEYAGQIPASREELVTLPGVGRKTANVVLSVAFDIPALAVDTHVERVSKRLGLCRWKDSVLEVEETIMKKTPMDKWSKTHHQLIFFGRYHCKAQNPGCSTCPLLGDCREGQKRLKKGLVTKA; encoded by the coding sequence ATGTTAACAAAAAAGCAGTGGGAGCATTGTCTAGCTGAAATGGACCGCATGTTTCCTAATGCACATTGTGAACTTGTGCATGACAACCCGTTCGAGCTGACAATCGCCACGTTATTATCTGCACAATGTACGGATGTACTTGTTAATAAAGTAACGAAAACGTTGTTTCAAAAATATAAAACACCCGAAGATTATTTAGCGGTGTCCTTAGAGGAGCTACAACAGGATATTCGTTCTATTGGTCTTTATCGAAATAAAGCAAAAAATATTCAACTTTTATGTGAGCGACTTTTGACTGAGTACGCGGGGCAAATTCCTGCAAGTCGTGAGGAACTTGTTACCTTGCCAGGTGTAGGTCGTAAAACAGCGAATGTTGTACTATCCGTAGCCTTTGATATACCAGCGCTTGCAGTCGATACACATGTAGAGCGCGTATCTAAACGATTAGGCTTATGTCGTTGGAAAGACTCTGTTCTTGAGGTGGAAGAAACGATTATGAAAAAAACACCGATGGACAAGTGGTCGAAAACCCATCATCAGCTAATTTTCTTCGGCCGCTATCATTGCAAGGCACAAAATCCAGGATGCTCAACATGTCCGTTATTAGGTGATTGTCGTGAAGGACAAAAGCGTTTAAAAAAAGGACTGGTAACCAAAGCATGA
- a CDS encoding YpoC family protein produces the protein MNIDAITKEKIDEWFAEWTLLEAQIHAAHQARNGEAKGLMEEAIRLFERLVYEAGEEVMPINGVERLTFIKTKPGQYACYRQIDELFKETKKRTARLRLQATKR, from the coding sequence ATGAATATTGATGCAATCACAAAAGAAAAAATTGATGAATGGTTTGCAGAGTGGACATTGCTAGAAGCGCAAATACATGCAGCCCATCAGGCACGTAATGGGGAAGCAAAAGGACTTATGGAAGAGGCTATACGATTGTTTGAACGTTTAGTTTACGAAGCAGGTGAAGAAGTTATGCCCATAAATGGAGTGGAACGTTTAACTTTTATTAAAACGAAACCAGGTCAATATGCGTGTTATCGTCAAATAGATGAATTATTTAAAGAAACGAAAAAACGAACAGCACGTTTGCGCTTACAGGCGACCAAACGCTAA